A stretch of Natronococcus sp. CG52 DNA encodes these proteins:
- a CDS encoding FAD-binding and (Fe-S)-binding domain-containing protein, translating to MAAEETTRRTHGSESVNTGRDGDDSALEADLRERCAGDVRFDEYTRVLYATDGSIYGAQPAGVVFPQDTDDVQTAVRVANEHGAPVIPRGAGSSLAGQAVGPGCVVLDLSRHMDDTLEIDPDRRRAVVQPGVVQDHLDAALEPHGLKFAPDPASSNRATIGGGIGNNSTGAHSVRYGITDAYVDECEVVLADGSLIRTRDVVLDSPEWERIVEKDDREAAIYRAVRAVVEDNAEEIEDRYPELKRTVSGYNLQKVIRTDPEGNRIINLSKLIVGAEGTLGVVVEATLSLVTRPEETALVVCCYDDLLEALAAVPRALECEASAVELMDSEVFRLAAESTEYAEYAEPIPEGTDAALMLEFDSEVFSDLPGAIDAATTELVAEGAAFDSIEAFSPEKRNRLWKLRKAAIPLLMGMDGDPKPYPFVEDASVPPAELAEYVAGFQEILEDHETTAAYFAHAGAGTLHIRPVLNLKSEDGIETMRSIAEDVTSLALEHNGSFSGEHGDGLARTEFNPKLYGPNLWEAFKEVKSAFDPDWRMNPGKVVYREDEDGRTDMRDHLRYGADYASLEPRTSLDFDDEGSFSHLVELCNGCGTCRQTDGDVMCPTYRATEEEITTTRGRANLLRAAISGEIDPDELYSERFQSEVLDLCIGCKGCQSDCPTGVDLAKLKAEVKHQYHDREGVGLRERLFANIDRLAAAGSTLAPIANRAPELPGARTVLERTVGIAAERTLPTFERKTLVSWFAERGPRVDPETATAGVVLYPDTDTNYSNPAVGKAAVRVLEAADVRVRVPDLGPTGRSAYSQGLLDRAAADGRALLDDLEPYLERGWSVCFVEPSDAAMVTDEYRSLLDDERTERLAANAYDVCEYLDERRLVEKLPVDGGGDQLTYHGHCHQKARGTDHHPVGVLRRAGYAVDPVDSGCCGMAGSFGYEADHYELSRAIASLLEEQLAASDGTPVVAPGTSCRTQIGDLEGYDRPTHPVELLERGLEG from the coding sequence ATGGCCGCCGAGGAGACAACACGGCGCACTCACGGGAGCGAATCGGTGAATACAGGGCGAGACGGCGATGATAGCGCTCTCGAGGCCGATCTCCGGGAGCGCTGCGCCGGAGACGTTCGCTTCGACGAGTACACGCGGGTGCTGTACGCGACCGACGGCAGTATCTACGGCGCCCAGCCCGCCGGCGTCGTCTTCCCGCAGGATACGGACGACGTCCAGACCGCCGTCCGCGTCGCGAACGAGCACGGTGCGCCGGTGATTCCCCGCGGTGCCGGCTCGTCGCTCGCCGGACAGGCCGTCGGCCCCGGCTGCGTCGTCCTCGATCTCTCGCGACACATGGACGATACTCTCGAGATCGATCCCGATCGACGGCGAGCAGTCGTCCAGCCCGGCGTCGTTCAGGATCACCTCGACGCCGCGCTCGAGCCGCACGGCCTGAAGTTCGCGCCCGACCCCGCCTCCTCGAACCGGGCGACGATCGGCGGCGGGATCGGGAACAACTCGACGGGCGCCCACTCGGTCCGGTACGGGATCACCGACGCCTACGTCGACGAGTGCGAGGTCGTCCTCGCGGACGGCTCGCTGATCCGTACCCGCGACGTCGTCCTCGACAGCCCCGAGTGGGAACGGATCGTCGAGAAGGACGATCGCGAGGCCGCGATCTACCGAGCGGTTCGCGCCGTCGTCGAGGACAACGCCGAGGAGATCGAAGACCGGTATCCGGAGCTCAAACGGACCGTCAGCGGCTACAACCTGCAGAAAGTGATTCGGACGGATCCGGAAGGAAACCGGATCATCAACCTCTCGAAACTGATCGTGGGGGCGGAAGGAACGCTCGGCGTCGTCGTCGAGGCGACGCTCTCGCTCGTAACCCGACCCGAGGAGACCGCCCTCGTCGTCTGCTGTTACGACGACCTGCTCGAGGCCCTGGCTGCGGTACCGAGGGCCCTCGAGTGCGAGGCCAGCGCGGTCGAGCTCATGGACAGCGAGGTGTTCCGTCTCGCAGCGGAGTCGACGGAGTACGCCGAGTACGCCGAGCCGATCCCCGAGGGGACCGACGCGGCGCTGATGCTCGAGTTCGACTCCGAGGTGTTTTCCGACCTGCCGGGCGCGATCGATGCGGCGACGACCGAGCTGGTCGCCGAGGGCGCGGCGTTCGACTCGATCGAGGCGTTCAGCCCCGAGAAACGGAACCGACTCTGGAAGCTCCGGAAGGCCGCTATCCCGCTCTTGATGGGGATGGACGGCGATCCGAAGCCGTACCCGTTCGTCGAGGACGCCTCCGTGCCGCCGGCGGAACTCGCCGAGTACGTCGCCGGCTTTCAGGAGATTCTCGAGGACCACGAGACGACGGCCGCCTACTTCGCCCACGCCGGCGCCGGGACGCTGCACATTCGACCCGTCCTGAACCTCAAGAGCGAGGACGGGATCGAGACGATGCGCTCGATCGCCGAGGACGTCACCTCGCTCGCGCTCGAGCACAACGGCTCGTTCTCCGGCGAGCACGGCGACGGTCTCGCCCGGACGGAGTTCAATCCCAAGCTGTACGGCCCCAATCTCTGGGAGGCCTTCAAGGAGGTCAAGTCGGCGTTCGACCCCGATTGGCGCATGAATCCGGGCAAGGTGGTCTACCGCGAGGACGAAGACGGCCGGACCGACATGCGCGACCACCTCCGGTACGGCGCGGACTACGCCTCGCTCGAGCCGCGGACGAGTCTCGACTTCGACGACGAGGGCAGTTTCTCGCACCTGGTCGAACTCTGTAACGGCTGTGGCACCTGTCGGCAGACGGACGGCGACGTGATGTGTCCGACCTATCGGGCGACCGAGGAGGAGATCACGACGACTCGAGGGCGAGCCAACCTGCTCAGGGCGGCGATCAGCGGCGAGATAGACCCCGACGAGCTGTATTCGGAACGCTTCCAGTCCGAGGTGCTCGACCTCTGTATCGGCTGCAAGGGCTGTCAGAGCGACTGTCCGACCGGCGTCGACCTCGCGAAGCTCAAAGCCGAGGTGAAACACCAGTACCACGACCGGGAGGGCGTCGGGTTGCGCGAGCGGCTCTTCGCAAATATCGACCGACTCGCCGCGGCGGGGAGCACGCTCGCGCCGATCGCGAACCGCGCGCCGGAGCTGCCGGGCGCTCGGACGGTGCTCGAGCGAACCGTCGGTATCGCCGCCGAGCGCACGCTCCCGACCTTCGAGCGTAAGACGCTCGTCTCTTGGTTCGCCGAACGCGGTCCCCGGGTCGATCCGGAAACGGCGACCGCCGGTGTCGTCCTCTACCCCGACACGGACACGAACTACTCGAACCCGGCCGTCGGCAAGGCCGCCGTCAGGGTGCTCGAGGCCGCCGACGTCCGCGTCAGGGTTCCGGACCTCGGACCGACGGGACGGAGCGCCTACTCCCAGGGACTGCTCGACCGCGCGGCCGCGGACGGGCGGGCGCTGCTCGACGACCTCGAGCCGTACCTCGAGCGCGGCTGGTCGGTCTGCTTCGTCGAACCCTCCGACGCTGCGATGGTGACCGACGAGTATCGCTCGCTGCTGGACGACGAGCGGACCGAACGCCTCGCCGCGAACGCCTACGACGTCTGCGAGTACCTCGACGAACGCCGCCTCGTCGAGAAGTTGCCGGTCGACGGAGGGGGAGATCAGCTGACGTATCACGGTCACTGCCACCAGAAAGCCCGCGGAACCGACCACCACCCCGTCGGCGTGTTGCGCCGCGCCGGCTACGCGGTCGACCCCGTCGACTCGGGCTGCTGCGGGATGGCCGGAAGCTTCGGCTACGAGGCCGATCACTACGAGCTCTCGCGAGCGATCGCCTCCCTGCTCGAGGAGCAACTCGCGGCGAGCGACGGGACGCCCGTCGTCGCACCGGGGACCTCCTGCCGAACCCAGATCGGCGATCTCGAGGGGTACGACCGGCCAACTCACCCCGTCGAACTACTCGAACGGGGGCTCGAGGGGTAG
- a CDS encoding DUF5827 family protein, with amino-acid sequence MPVPKSEFDQLPPCDFYTPDELLEDDQMYTVYEIARLLQGIEPDTDIDRETEDILLDWAIPWIMTNADELVVAEPRDEDEPGFYGLKEE; translated from the coding sequence ATGCCAGTGCCGAAATCCGAGTTCGATCAGCTTCCGCCGTGTGACTTCTACACGCCGGACGAGTTGCTCGAGGACGACCAGATGTACACCGTCTACGAGATTGCCCGCCTGCTCCAGGGGATCGAGCCCGACACGGACATCGATCGGGAGACCGAGGACATCCTGCTCGACTGGGCGATTCCCTGGATCATGACCAACGCGGACGAACTCGTGGTCGCGGAGCCACGAGACGAGGACGAGCCCGGATTCTACGGTCTGAAGGAGGAATGA